From a region of the Zerene cesonia ecotype Mississippi chromosome 11, Zerene_cesonia_1.1, whole genome shotgun sequence genome:
- the LOC119829933 gene encoding surfeit locus protein 4 homolog — MQIPNEYVATAEDVADQVIRKGKNVLPTVARLCLISTFLEDGLRMWFQWSEQRDYMDMSWGCGKFLATMFVIVNLFGQLGGCVMVLGRWKVDIACGVLFFIVVLQTFAYSILWDMQFLLRNLALIGALLLVVAEARAEGRSLFAGVPSLGENKPKTYLQLAGRILLAFMFITLLRFEVSFLQIVQDLLGSILMILVTVGYRTKLSALMLVLVLSVLNLYHNAWWAVPTYKPLRDFLKYDFFQTLSVIGGLLMIVYLGPGGVSMDEHKKKW, encoded by the exons ATGCAGATTCCAAACGAATATGTTGCGACTGCTGAAGACGTAGCAGATCAG GTAATACGAAAAGGCAAGAATGTGTTACCAACAGTTGCCAGACTGTGCCTCATATCCACATTTCTGGAGGATGGCCTTAGAATGTGGTTCCAGTGGTCGGAGCAGAGAGACTACATGGATATGTCATGGGGCTGCGGCAAGTTCCTCGCTACCATGTTTGTT ATAGTCAATCTTTTCGGACAACTGGGTGGATGTGTGATGGTACTGGGCAGGTGGAAGGTGGACATCGCTTGCGGTGTGCTGTTCTTCATCGTTGTACTGcag ACGTTCGCATACAGTATACTATGGGACATGCAGTTCTTGCTACGTAACTTGGCGCTGATAGGCGCTCTGCTGCTGGTGGTGGCGGAGGCCCGCGCGGAGGGGCGAAGTCTCTTCGCCGGAGTGCCCTCGCTGGGCGAGAACAAGCCGAAGACCTACCTCCAGCTCGCTGGCAGGATCCTATTGGCCTTCATGTTTATAACGCTGTTGAGATTCGAAGTTTCGTTCTTGCAG ATCGTCCAAGACCTGCTCGGCAGCATCCTCATGATCCTGGTGACGGTGGGCTACCGCACCAAGCTGTCGGCGCTGATGCTGGTGCTGGTGCTGTCGGTGCTGAACCTGTACCACAACGCGTGGTGGGCGGTGCCGACGTACAAGCCGCTGAGGGACTTCCTCAAGTATGACTTCTTCCAG ACCCTATCCGTGATCGGAGGTCTCCTCATGATAGTGTACCTCGGGCCTGGAGGCGTCAGTATGGACGAGCACAAGAAAAAGTGGTAG
- the LOC119829932 gene encoding iron-sulfur protein NUBPL — translation MNIQRIVPKIHGFISNLNTFAPLCNTIRFQHDKSNINEHRAKIMARGLPEKKPLPGVKSIILVASGKGGVGKTTTAVNLACAMKVIEPDKEIGLLDADVFGPSVPLMMNISGEPMLNDDNLIEPLLNYGIKCMSMGLLVSGENAVVWRGLMVMQALERLTRNVAWGPLDCLVVDTPPGTGDTHLSLAQNLPIDGAIVVTTPQSAALQVAKRGLNMFEKLKVPVIGLVENMSHAICPNCGTRNFVFGNETKQTAKEMGLEIIESFEIDPNMSECINSGKPAIYALPDSVHAEKYRHLANRVFKYISDKDKAEATAAK, via the exons ATGAACATACAACGAATTGTTCCCAAAATTCATggtttcatttcaaatttaaataca TTTGCACCATTGTGTAATACGATACGGTTTCAACATGATAAAAGTAATATCAATGAACACAGAGCCAAAATTATGGCCAGAGGCTTACCAGAGAAGAAACCATTACCTGGAGTAAAGAGCATTATTTTGGTAGCTTCTGGAAAAGGAGGTGTAGGAAAAACTACTACAGCTG TGAATCTCGCATGTGCAATGAAAGTAATAGAACCAGATAAAGAGATAGGGCTGCTGGATGCGGATGTGTTTGGTCCTTCCGTGCCTCTCATGATGAATATCAGCGGAGAGCCAATGCTCAATGATGACAATCTGATTGAGCCTTTACTCAATTATGGTATTAAATG CATGTCAATGGGTTTGCTGGTATCTGGAGAGAATGCGGTGGTGTGGCGAGGTCTAATGGTGATGCAGGCGCTGGAGAGGCTGACGAGGAACGTCGCGTGGGGACCCTTGGACTGTCTGGTGGTGGACACGCCCCCAGGGACTGGGGACACGCATCTATCACTCGCACAAAACTTGCCTATTGATG GAGCCATCGTGGTAACGACGCCCCAATCAGCAGCGCTTCAAGTAGCGAAACGCGGTTTGAATATGTTCGAAAAACTCAAAGTTCCTGTCATCGGTCTAGTCGAAAACATGTCTCACGCGATATGCCCCAACTGCGGCACCAGAAATTTCGTGTTTGGCAACGAGACCAAACAGACTGCGAAAGAAATGGGCCTGGAGATCATAGAGAGCTTCGAGATCGACCCAAACATGTCTGAATGCATAAACAGCGGGAAACCAGCCATCTACGCGCTGCCCGACAGCGTTCACGCCGAGAAATATAGACACCTCGCCAAtagagtttttaaatatatatcggATAAGGACAAAGCAGAAGCGACGGCCGCTAAGTAG
- the LOC119830425 gene encoding uncharacterized protein LOC119830425 gives MAICLRTFSHKILPINGIVTTKNHSNRLSRKIPIRTQFLEDFLKRRISSCQLAPKSTVDYNIDDIYFQEVAVSNSLNKQNEILKLTFIETADGVKVDELGFKSVKIRGDDYVEPKRLPTCLKRLPAINMNCIDFTKYSGEDLEPTCLSDFERNAVAFCQGPVSPAPANQNLSEEGKPSEEQLMKVFHVLSANMPELFFKTLDYTIYHPNLVFVNNIRGMTTVGLIHYVKQVALLRTVGHIKFAYVKFEVLKITAHPEDSTIKMRWRISGISGLKVFFMFWKYKLWNLKEAFRDQEMWYDGFSTFYVGSDGLIYKHVADKVMPDQDTIIDDEEKAPIAAKLALLVGLIPRNYLSDVTPYFTTSSGTTDQTILPFKVLE, from the exons ATGGCGATTTGCTTACGCacattttcacacaaaatattGCCCATAAATGGCATTGTTACGACAAAAAATCATTCCAACCGTTTATCCCGGAAAATTCCTATTCGGACGCAATTTCTGGAAGAT TTTCTTAAACGACGTATATCGAGCTGCCAGCTTGCACCTAAAAGTAcagtagattataatatagacgatatttattttcaagaagTAGCTGTCTCTAATagtttgaataaacaaaatgaaattctGAAACTAACCTTTATCGAGACAGCAGATGGGGTTAAAGTTGACGAACTCGGTTTTAAGTCTGTGAAGATTAGGGGTGACGATTATGTAGAACCAAAAAGGTTGCCAACATGTTTGAAACGGCTGCCTGCAATAAATATGAACTGTattgattttacaaaatattctgGAGAG GACTTAGAACCAACTTGTCTATCAGATTTTGAAAGGAATGCAGTAGCATTTTGCCAAGGACCTGTATCACCAGCTCCAGCTAATCAAAATTTAAGTGAAGAGGGTAAACCCAGTGAGGAACAATTGATGAAAGTCTTTCATGTACTGTCTGCAAAT ATGCCAGAATTGTTCTTCAAAACACTGGATTACACTATTTATCATCCAAATTTAGTATTTGTTAACAATATTAGGGGAATGACAACCgt AGGattaattcattatgttaAGCAAGTCGCACTACTACGCACAGTGGGTCACATCAAGTTTGCCTATGTCAAGtttgaagttttaaaaatcactGCCCATCCGGAGGATTCCACTATCAA AATGAGATGGCGCATTAGCGGTATTTCCGGTCTGAAAGTGTTCTTCATGTTCTGGAAATACAAGCTGTGGAATCTGAAAGAAGCATTCCGCGATCAAGAAAT GTGGTATGACGGATTCTCAACATTCTATGTTGGTTCAGATGGTCTCATCTACAAGCATGTTGCTGATAAA GTAATGCCAGACCAGGATACGATTATAGACGATGAGGAAAAGGCGCCAATTGCCGCCAAACTAGCGCTTCTAGTTGGCCTCATCCCACGCAATTATTTATCAGATGTAACGCCCTACTTCACGACCTCATCTGGCACCACAGATCAAACAATTTTGCCCTTTAAAGTCCTAGAATAg
- the LOC119830066 gene encoding ubiquitin-like protein 5 — translation MLEVTCNDRLGKKVRVKCNPDDTVGDLKKLIAAQTGTRYDKIVLKKWYTVFKDHIKLSDYEIHDGMNLELYYQ, via the exons ATGCTAGAAGTAACCTGTAACGATCGACTAGGAAAGAAGGTTCGTGTTAAATGTAATCCTGATGATACCGTTGGCGACCTCAAGAAGTTAATAGCAGCTCAAACTGGAACACGATACGACAAAATTGTCTTAAAAAAGTGGTACACCGTGTTCAAAGATCACATCAAACTATCTGATT ATGAAATTCATGATGGGATGAACTTGGAGCTGTACTATCAATAA